AACAGCGTAGGAGCGCAGACACCGCCGCGTTGCCGCACTTGCGCGTGGCCCGGCGGGGGATCTGGGGGTATACCGTGACCTCCATGCACCGCCTGAGTCTGCCAAGCGTTCTCCTGCTGTTCCTGCCCGCCTGCGCCCCCGCCCTGAGCGGCCCGGCAGTGTCCCTGCCCGACGTGACCGCCCCCCTCACCATGCCTGGCCCGGAGCACCTGCGCGTGGTGGTCATGGGGGACCAGGGCACCGGAACGGACGTGCAGCGGCGTGTCGCGGCGGCCATGCAGGAGGTATGCGCGCGCGAGGGCTGCGATCTGGGCGTGGGCCTGGGCGACAACTTCTATCCCGCCGGCCCGCGGGAGGTGGGCTCTCCCCTGTTCCAGACCCGCTTTGAGGACGTGTATGGCCCCCTGAACCTTCCCTTCCTGATGGTGGCAGGCAACCACGACGAGAGCGGACTTTTTGGCGGCGACGGAACGGACGCACGCGGAGCGGAGACTCAGGTCGCCTACGCGAAGGTCAATCCGCGCTGGGTGATGCCCGCCCGCACCTACCGGGCACCCGTGACCGCTGGAACCGGAGAGGCTCTGGCCGAATTCTTTGTGGTGGACACCACGCCGCTTGCCGCCTACCTGCCGGGCAGACGGGTGAACGAGTGGCCCGGCGGACCGTGGGACGCTGCGCAGCGCACTTGGCTGGCGAATGCGCTGCGCGGCAGCGGCGCCCGCTGGAAGCTGGTGCTGGGTCACCATCCCCTGTTTTCCAACGGCAAACACGGCGACGCCGGGCAGTACGACGGACTGCCCTTCGCCTTTCAGCGGGGAGACGCGGTGCGCGACCTGTACCGGGTGGCCTGTGGGTACGCGGACGCCGTGCTGAGCGGACACGACCACGCCCTGGAAGTCTTTGCTCCACAGCCGGAATGCCCCGGCACCTGGGCGATGGTGTCCGGTGCAGCGGGCAAGGCCGAGGGCGCGCGGACAGGCACGCGGCCCGCCGCCACCGAAATCCATGGACAGCCCGGCTTTCTGTGGCTGCACTTGACGCCGCACACCCTGAACGTGCGGGTCTATACCGTGGCGGCCGACGGAACAGCGCGGCTCGCCGGCACGCACCACATCACCACGCGGGAGGGCAGCAGATAAAACACGAAAGGGGCGGCCCCCGCTGGAGGACCGCCCACTTCTGCCGGACGCTAGGAGTTACAGGCCGGCGGCGGCCAGAAAGGCGTCCAGCTTCTGCGGCCGGAACCCGCTGAGGCTGTGCGCCACCTCGCCGTGAACCAGCGTCGGAACGCTGCGCCGCCCGCCGTTGACGCTCATCACGTAGGCGGCGGCGTCCTCATCCTGCTCAATGTTGATTTCCTCAAAGGCCAGGCCCTTGCTGCTCAGGGCGCGTTTGGCCGCGTGACAGTCGGGGCACCAGTTGGTCGTGTACATCTTGATCATGGGTTCCTCCAGTGCACTGCGCCCGGTCGGACTCGGCCTCAGGCACCGCATCAGTTTACAAAATAAAGCATGAAAAGCAAGCGGCAGGTTGCATATCCGGCGACAGAAAACGGCCCGCCGAG
This is a stretch of genomic DNA from Deinococcus aerophilus. It encodes these proteins:
- a CDS encoding metallophosphoesterase, with the protein product MHRLSLPSVLLLFLPACAPALSGPAVSLPDVTAPLTMPGPEHLRVVVMGDQGTGTDVQRRVAAAMQEVCAREGCDLGVGLGDNFYPAGPREVGSPLFQTRFEDVYGPLNLPFLMVAGNHDESGLFGGDGTDARGAETQVAYAKVNPRWVMPARTYRAPVTAGTGEALAEFFVVDTTPLAAYLPGRRVNEWPGGPWDAAQRTWLANALRGSGARWKLVLGHHPLFSNGKHGDAGQYDGLPFAFQRGDAVRDLYRVACGYADAVLSGHDHALEVFAPQPECPGTWAMVSGAAGKAEGARTGTRPAATEIHGQPGFLWLHLTPHTLNVRVYTVAADGTARLAGTHHITTREGSR
- a CDS encoding glutaredoxin domain-containing protein; amino-acid sequence: MIKMYTTNWCPDCHAAKRALSSKGLAFEEINIEQDEDAAAYVMSVNGGRRSVPTLVHGEVAHSLSGFRPQKLDAFLAAAGL